The Mauremys reevesii isolate NIE-2019 linkage group 1, ASM1616193v1, whole genome shotgun sequence genome has a segment encoding these proteins:
- the CLDN14 gene encoding claudin-14, giving the protein MASMAVQLLGFLLSLFGLIGTLIATILPHWWRTAHVGTNIITAVAYMKGLWMECVWHSTGIYQCQVHRSQLALPRDLQAARAMMVISCVISTLACVVSVIGMHCTRCVKGASAKSSLAVSGGIFFILAGLICLVPVSWTTNDVVTDFYNPMLPNGMKYEIGQALYLGFFSASLTILGGALLCTSCQSTRNNIPYQPQPRSTTRAAPSYRPPTAYKGNHASSLTSASRSGYRLNDYV; this is encoded by the coding sequence ATGGCAAGCATGGCTGTTCAGTTACTGGGCTTCTTACTAAGTCTCTTTGGTCTAATTGGAACCTTAATTGCTACTATTCTGCCTCACTGGTGGAGGACGGCACATGTAGGCACCAATATTATAACAGCTGTGGCATACATGAAAGGGCTCTGGATGGAGTGTGTCTGGCATAGCACTGGCATCTACCAGTGCCAGGTCCACCGGTCTCAGCTTGCACTGCCTCGGGACCTTCAAGCAGCTCGTGCCATGATGGTGATTTCCTGTGTTATTTCCACACTGGCATGTGTGGTGTCTGTTATTGGCATGCATTGCACTCGATGTGTCAAAGGGGCCTCTGCCAAAAGTTCTCTCGCTGTCTCTGGTGGAATCTTTTTCATCCTGGCTGGTCTCATATGCCTGGTTCCTGTTTCTTGGACTACTAATGATGTGGTTACAGATTTTTACAACCCCATGCTTCCCAATGGGATGAAGTATGAGATAGGGCAAGCTCTTTACCTCGGTTTTTTCTCTGCATCTTTGACTATACTTGGCGGAGCTCTACTGTGTACATCATGCCAGAGTACACGGAACAACATACCTTACCAGCCACAACCAAGGAGCACAACAAGGGCTGCTCCCTCATATAGACCACCAACTGCCTACAAGGGAAACCATGCTTCTTCTCTGACATCTGCTTCACGAAGTGGCTACAGATTAAATGACTATGTGTGA